The following are encoded in a window of Citrobacter freundii genomic DNA:
- the dld gene encoding D-lactate dehydrogenase, translating into MKNTDNKSFLTALTQRVGPAYVLTDPSKTARYRKGFRSGQGEALAVVIPGSLLELWQVLKACVEADKIILMQASNTGLTEGSTPNGKGYDRDIVIISTLRLDSLHVLDEGKQVLAYPGTTLYSLEKALKPFGREPHSVIGSSCIGASVIGGICNNSGGALVQRGPAYTEMSLFARVDEQGQLQLVNHLGIELGETPEQILARLDNNAIARADVSHDGRHAHDHDYVTRVRDVDADTPARYNADPDRLFESSGCAGKLAVFAVRLDTFEAEKNQQVFYIGTNQTSVLTDIRRHMLATFTHLPVAGEYMHRDIYDVAEKYSKDTFLMIDKLGTDKMPFFFNLKGRTEAMLEKVKIFRPHFTDRAMQTFSHLFPSHLPPRMKTWRDNYEHHLMLKMAGDGIGEAQAWLTEYFKTADGDFFACTPEEGSKAFLHRFAAAGAAIRYQAVHSDEVEDILALDIALRRNDTEWYEHLPAEIDSQLVHKLYYGHFMCHVFHQDYIVKKGVDAHALKEQMLELLRQRGAQYPAEHNVGHLYKAPENLARFYQENDPTNSMNPGIGKTSKRKNWA; encoded by the coding sequence ATGAAAAACACTGATAATAAATCCTTTTTGACTGCACTTACCCAACGGGTTGGCCCCGCCTACGTCCTTACCGATCCGTCCAAAACGGCGCGTTATCGCAAGGGCTTCCGCTCGGGTCAGGGCGAGGCGCTGGCGGTGGTGATCCCCGGCTCTCTGCTTGAACTGTGGCAGGTGCTCAAGGCCTGCGTGGAGGCCGATAAAATCATTCTGATGCAGGCCTCAAATACCGGCCTGACGGAAGGCTCCACGCCGAACGGCAAGGGCTACGATCGCGACATCGTTATCATCAGCACGCTGCGCCTCGACAGTCTGCATGTGCTGGATGAGGGCAAGCAGGTGTTGGCGTATCCGGGTACCACGCTGTATTCGCTGGAGAAGGCGCTGAAGCCGTTTGGCCGCGAGCCGCATTCGGTGATTGGCTCTTCCTGCATTGGTGCGTCGGTGATTGGCGGTATCTGTAATAACTCCGGCGGTGCATTGGTTCAGCGTGGCCCGGCGTACACCGAGATGTCACTGTTTGCTCGTGTGGATGAACAGGGACAGCTACAACTGGTTAATCATCTGGGTATCGAACTGGGCGAGACGCCGGAACAGATCCTCGCCCGCCTGGATAACAACGCGATTGCGCGTGCTGACGTCAGTCATGACGGGCGTCACGCGCACGACCACGATTACGTGACCCGCGTCAGAGACGTTGATGCCGACACCCCGGCGCGCTACAACGCCGACCCGGACCGCCTGTTCGAATCCTCAGGCTGCGCGGGGAAACTGGCGGTGTTTGCCGTGCGTCTGGACACCTTTGAAGCTGAGAAGAATCAGCAGGTGTTCTACATTGGTACCAATCAGACCTCGGTGTTGACGGACATACGCCGCCATATGCTGGCGACGTTTACACACTTACCGGTCGCCGGTGAGTATATGCATCGTGATATCTATGATGTTGCAGAGAAATACAGCAAAGACACCTTCCTGATGATCGACAAACTCGGCACCGACAAAATGCCGTTTTTCTTTAATCTGAAGGGGCGCACCGAGGCCATGCTGGAGAAGGTGAAGATATTCCGCCCGCACTTTACCGACCGCGCAATGCAGACATTCAGTCATCTTTTCCCGAGCCATCTCCCGCCACGCATGAAAACCTGGCGTGACAACTACGAGCATCATCTGATGCTGAAAATGGCAGGGGATGGCATCGGCGAAGCGCAGGCGTGGTTGACCGAGTACTTTAAAACGGCAGACGGAGATTTCTTTGCCTGTACCCCGGAAGAGGGCAGCAAGGCGTTTCTGCACCGCTTTGCTGCAGCGGGAGCCGCCATTCGCTATCAGGCCGTTCATTCTGATGAGGTTGAGGATATTCTCGCGCTGGATATTGCGCTACGCCGCAATGATACCGAGTGGTATGAACATCTGCCGGCTGAAATTGACAGTCAGCTGGTGCATAAACTTTATTATGGCCACTTTATGTGCCATGTGTTCCATCAGGATTATATCGTTAAAAAAGGCGTTGATGCGCACGCGTTAAAAGAACAGATGCTAGAACTGTTGCGCCAACGCGGGGCGCAATATCCGGCAGAACATAATGTTGGCCACCTTTATAAAGCGCCTGAAAATCTGGCGCGGTTTTATCAGGAAAATGACCCGACCAACAGCATGAACCCGGGCATTGGTAAAACCAGTAAACGTAAAAACTGGGCCTGA
- the symE gene encoding endoribonuclease SymE — protein sequence MTDTHCIAVSFDPEVHAADNRHLKVGYASRYPDYSRIPVKYVRFPSIVMKGMWLKAAGFDTGTDVKVRVMEGCIVLTAQTPQPEESALMTSLRKVEKLSARKQKQVLEFIAVIAGKASKG from the coding sequence ATGACTGATACGCATTGTATTGCAGTTTCGTTTGATCCAGAAGTCCACGCCGCCGATAACCGCCATTTGAAGGTGGGATATGCGAGTCGTTATCCCGATTACAGCCGTATTCCGGTGAAGTACGTGCGCTTTCCGTCCATCGTGATGAAGGGGATGTGGTTAAAAGCCGCCGGATTCGACACCGGCACCGACGTAAAAGTACGGGTGATGGAAGGCTGCATCGTGCTCACCGCCCAAACGCCCCAACCCGAAGAGTCAGCGCTGATGACGTCGCTGCGCAAAGTGGAAAAGCTGTCGGCGCGCAAACAAAAGCAGGTGCTGGAGTTTATCGCGGTAATTGCGGGGAAAGCGTCGAAGGGGTAA
- a CDS encoding IS1-like element IS1A family transposase (programmed frameshift) encodes MASVSISCPSCSATDGVVRNGKSTAGHQRYLCSHCRKTWQLQFTYTASQPGTHQKIIDMAMNGVGCRATARIMGVGLNTILRHFKKLRPQSVTSRIQPGSDVIVCAEMDEQWGYVGAKSRQRWLFYAYDRLRKTVVAHVFGERTMATLGRLMSLLSPFDVVIWMTDGWPLYESRLKGKLHVISKRYTQRIERHNLNLRQHLARLGRKSLSFSKSVELHDKVIGHYLNIKHYQ; translated from the exons GTGGCTTCTGTTTCTATCAGCTGTCCCTCCTGTTCAGCTACTGACGGGGTGGTGCGTAACGGCAAAAGCACCGCCGGACATCAGCGCTATCTCTGCTCTCACTGCCGTAAAACATGGCAACTGCAGTTCACTTACACCGCTTCTCAACCCGGTACGCACCAGAAAATCATTGATATGGCCATGAATGGCGTTGGATGCCGGGCAACCGCCCGCATTATGGGCGTTGGCCTCAACACGATTTTACGTCACT TTAAAAAACTCAGGCCGCAGTCGGTAACCTCGCGCATACAGCCGGGCAGTGACGTCATCGTCTGCGCGGAAATGGACGAACAGTGGGGCTATGTCGGGGCTAAATCGCGCCAGCGCTGGCTGTTTTACGCGTATGACAGGCTCCGGAAGACGGTTGTGGCGCACGTCTTCGGTGAACGCACTATGGCGACGCTGGGGCGTCTTATGAGCCTGCTGTCACCCTTTGACGTGGTGATATGGATGACGGATGGCTGGCCGCTGTATGAATCCCGCCTGAAGGGAAAGCTGCACGTAATCAGCAAGCGATATACGCAGCGAATTGAGCGGCATAACCTGAATCTGAGGCAGCACCTGGCACGGCTGGGACGGAAGTCGCTGTCGTTCTCAAAATCGGTGGAGCTGCATGACAAAGTCATCGGGCATTATCTGAACATAAAACACTATCAATAA
- a CDS encoding L-lactate permease: MNEYIMFVLALSPLLLMVFLILKLKMPIHYSVLITLAFTIALSAIFWDMPLQNLKASVGYGALKGLWPIVIVILGAIFSYNVMQATKALDILRDILASISEDKRIQVLLISWCFGGFLEAAAGYGTAVAIPIGILIALGFNPLKAAIASLVANTVPTAFGAVGIPVSILAEQVNLPVFTLGGTIIMQLALFNILLPFVIICIIGGGLKAIRGVFFITLICGITTLVPQYFVAIHLGAELPAFAGSLVSLFAVAILGRLRNGKTAPEWRIETSHTRETTPRSAKVLFRVGSIYLFIFIFILLCSPLFPAVKAAASQLASVLHFTLADGKTLALKIEWVTTPGMLIIFATLIGGFIQGASARGMLEVFVKTIFQLKNSIVAIMAIVALATVMDLSGIIATLAQSIVDLTGGSYVFLAPVIGALGTFVTGSDTNSNILFGKLQTIAASKLNIDPNWLAAANTSGATGGKMISPQSIAIAVSATKMEGQANQIMSGTMKYCCAYIVILGLKVGLFYYWFMA; encoded by the coding sequence ATGAACGAATATATTATGTTTGTTTTAGCCCTCTCTCCTTTGCTGCTTATGGTATTTTTAATACTAAAATTAAAAATGCCGATTCATTATTCAGTCTTGATTACGCTGGCCTTTACCATCGCGCTGTCGGCGATATTCTGGGATATGCCGTTACAGAATTTGAAAGCCTCCGTGGGCTATGGTGCCCTCAAAGGGTTATGGCCGATTGTGATTGTGATCCTCGGTGCGATATTCAGTTATAACGTGATGCAGGCCACCAAAGCGCTGGATATTCTGCGCGATATTCTCGCCAGTATTAGTGAAGATAAACGCATCCAGGTACTACTTATTTCGTGGTGTTTTGGCGGATTTCTTGAGGCCGCCGCTGGCTACGGCACCGCGGTTGCCATTCCTATCGGCATCCTGATCGCACTGGGATTCAATCCGCTCAAAGCGGCCATCGCCTCACTCGTCGCCAATACCGTGCCGACGGCATTCGGCGCGGTGGGTATTCCGGTTTCAATTCTCGCTGAACAGGTTAACCTGCCGGTTTTCACCCTCGGCGGAACCATTATTATGCAGCTGGCGCTGTTTAATATTCTGCTGCCGTTTGTGATTATTTGTATTATCGGCGGTGGCCTGAAGGCGATTCGCGGCGTGTTCTTCATCACACTAATTTGCGGTATTACCACGCTGGTGCCGCAGTATTTTGTCGCTATCCACCTTGGCGCAGAACTCCCTGCATTTGCCGGCAGCCTGGTCAGCCTGTTTGCCGTCGCCATTCTTGGTCGACTGCGCAACGGCAAAACCGCCCCCGAATGGCGTATTGAAACCAGCCATACCCGGGAAACCACACCGCGCTCGGCGAAGGTGCTGTTCCGGGTCGGCTCCATCTACCTGTTTATTTTTATCTTTATTCTGCTGTGCTCGCCGCTGTTCCCGGCGGTAAAAGCGGCAGCATCACAGCTGGCTTCGGTGCTGCATTTCACCCTCGCCGACGGTAAAACGCTGGCGCTGAAAATCGAGTGGGTCACCACGCCGGGGATGCTGATCATCTTTGCGACCCTGATCGGCGGTTTTATCCAGGGGGCTTCGGCGCGCGGGATGCTGGAAGTGTTTGTCAAAACCATTTTCCAGTTGAAGAATTCGATCGTCGCCATTATGGCGATTGTTGCGCTGGCCACGGTGATGGATCTCAGCGGTATTATCGCCACGCTGGCTCAGTCGATTGTTGACCTGACCGGCGGCTCGTATGTCTTTCTCGCCCCGGTTATTGGCGCGCTGGGTACGTTTGTCACCGGCAGCGACACCAACTCGAATATTCTGTTTGGTAAACTGCAAACCATTGCTGCCAGCAAGTTGAATATTGACCCTAACTGGCTGGCGGCGGCCAACACCTCCGGCGCGACGGGCGGGAAAATGATCTCCCCGCAGAGCATCGCCATTGCGGTTTCCGCCACCAAAATGGAAGGCCAGGCGAACCAGATTATGTCTGGCACCATGAAATACTGCTGCGCCTACATCGTGATCCTCGGCTTAAAGGTCGGCCTCTTTTACTACTGGTTTATGGCGTAA
- a CDS encoding tyrosine phenol-lyase: MNYPAEPFRIKSVETVSMIPRNERLIKMQEAGYNTFLLNSKDIYIDLLTDSGTNAMSDKQWAGMMMGDEAYAGSENFYHLERTVQELFGFKHIVPTHQGRGAENLLSQLAIKPGQYVAGNMYFTTTRYHQEKNGAIFVDIVRDEAHDAGLNIAFKGDIDLKKLQKLIDEKGAENIAYICLAVTVNLAGGQPVSMANMRAVRELTEAHGIKVFYDATRCVENAYFIKEQEQGFEDKSIAAIVHEMFSYADGCTMSGKKDCLVNIGGFLCMNDDEMFSSAKELVVVYEGMPSYGGLAGRDMEAMAIGLREAMQYEYIEHRVKQVRYLGDKLKAAGVPIVEPVGGHAVFLDARRFCEHLTQDEFPAQSLAASIYVETGVRSMERGIISAGRNNATGEHHRPKLETVRLTIPRRVYTYAHMDVVADGIIKLYQHKEDIRGLKFIYEPKQLRFFTARFDYI; this comes from the coding sequence ATGAATTATCCGGCAGAACCCTTCCGTATTAAAAGCGTTGAAACTGTATCTATGATCCCGCGTAATGAACGCCTGATAAAAATGCAAGAAGCGGGTTACAATACTTTCCTGTTAAATTCGAAAGATATTTATATTGACCTGCTGACAGACAGCGGCACTAACGCGATGAGCGACAAGCAGTGGGCCGGAATGATGATGGGTGATGAAGCGTACGCGGGCAGCGAAAACTTCTATCATCTGGAAAGAACCGTGCAGGAACTGTTTGGCTTTAAACATATTGTTCCGACTCACCAGGGACGCGGTGCAGAAAACCTGTTATCGCAGCTGGCCATTAAGCCGGGGCAATATGTTGCCGGGAATATGTATTTCACCACCACGCGTTATCACCAGGAAAAAAACGGTGCCATCTTCGTGGATATCGTGCGTGACGAAGCACACGATGCCGGTCTGAATATTGCTTTTAAAGGTGATATTGATCTTAAAAAATTACAAAAGCTGATTGATGAAAAAGGCGCAGAGAATATTGCGTATATCTGCCTGGCGGTGACGGTTAACCTCGCGGGCGGGCAGCCGGTCTCGATGGCTAACATGCGTGCGGTGCGCGAGCTGACGGAAGCTCACGGCATTAAAGTGTTCTACGATGCCACCCGCTGCGTAGAAAACGCCTACTTTATCAAAGAGCAAGAGCAGGGCTTTGAGGACAAGAGCATCGCCGCGATCGTCCATGAAATGTTCAGCTATGCCGACGGTTGTACCATGAGTGGTAAAAAAGACTGTCTGGTGAACATCGGCGGCTTCCTGTGCATGAACGACGACGAAATGTTCTCTTCTGCCAAAGAGTTAGTGGTGGTCTATGAAGGCATGCCATCCTACGGCGGTCTGGCCGGACGCGACATGGAAGCGATGGCGATTGGCCTGCGCGAAGCCATGCAGTATGAGTACATCGAGCACCGCGTGAAGCAAGTTCGCTACCTCGGCGACAAGCTAAAAGCTGCCGGTGTGCCGATTGTTGAGCCAGTGGGCGGACACGCGGTATTCCTCGATGCGCGTCGCTTCTGCGAACATCTGACCCAGGACGAGTTCCCGGCGCAGAGCCTGGCAGCCAGCATTTATGTCGAGACCGGCGTGCGCAGTATGGAGCGCGGTATTATCTCTGCGGGCCGTAATAATGCCACCGGTGAGCACCACAGACCAAAACTGGAAACAGTACGCCTGACTATTCCACGCCGCGTGTATACCTATGCGCATATGGATGTGGTGGCAGACGGCATCATTAAACTTTACCAGCATAAAGAAGATATTCGCGGGCTGAAGTTTATTTACGAGCCGAAGCAGTTGCGCTTCTTTACCGCACGCTTTGACTATATTTAA
- a CDS encoding aromatic amino acid transporter: MDINAIERQSSTPGLISGTMLVIATVVGGGMFSLPIAMAGVWFPGASVILLFVAIMMLLTGLMLVEVNLHYGAGASFNTFTQDLLGQKWNIVVGIAFGFVLYILTYAYISGSSAVMAQTVFKYSGVRFPANVSVVIVSMLVGAIAWYSSLLVGRITTILIIGKFIAFFATFSGLVGHIEVAKLVDSVAVAIPGSQYLPYILMTLPFCIISFGFHGNVPSLVKLYGKSGIPHITRSIIIGTLFALLLYVFWLGVTMGNISRSEFPPIIAKGGNIDVFVEAISGLFTSRYMDLILTFFGNFAVASSLLAATLGLFDYIADLFHFPDNGVGRLKTALVTYFPPAAVCFFFPNGFVHAIGYAGLAFTIWSVILPPFLVKAARKRFPTASYTAPCNNTVLNLVIVCGAVVYLTVVLDVFGLLPTFR; the protein is encoded by the coding sequence ATGGATATTAATGCCATTGAGCGACAGAGTAGTACCCCCGGACTGATTAGCGGAACCATGTTGGTTATCGCAACCGTCGTGGGCGGTGGAATGTTTTCCCTGCCGATTGCGATGGCCGGCGTATGGTTTCCCGGCGCCTCTGTCATTCTGCTTTTTGTTGCCATCATGATGTTATTAACCGGCCTGATGCTGGTTGAAGTTAACCTGCATTACGGCGCAGGTGCCAGTTTTAATACCTTTACTCAGGATTTATTAGGCCAGAAGTGGAATATCGTGGTCGGTATCGCGTTTGGCTTTGTGTTGTATATTCTGACCTACGCCTATATCTCCGGGTCATCGGCGGTGATGGCGCAAACTGTGTTCAAATACAGCGGCGTGCGCTTTCCGGCGAATGTCTCGGTGGTGATTGTCAGTATGCTGGTCGGGGCGATTGCCTGGTACAGTTCGCTGCTGGTCGGACGCATCACCACTATTTTGATCATCGGTAAGTTTATCGCGTTCTTTGCCACATTCTCCGGGCTGGTCGGCCATATTGAAGTGGCGAAACTGGTCGACAGCGTCGCGGTGGCGATCCCAGGGTCGCAGTACCTGCCGTATATCCTGATGACGCTGCCGTTCTGTATTATCTCATTTGGTTTTCATGGCAACGTGCCGAGCCTGGTCAAACTGTACGGTAAGAGTGGGATCCCGCATATTACGCGTTCGATAATCATCGGCACGCTGTTTGCTCTGCTGCTGTATGTCTTCTGGCTGGGCGTGACGATGGGCAACATCAGCCGTTCGGAATTCCCGCCGATTATCGCTAAAGGCGGCAATATCGACGTGTTTGTCGAGGCCATCAGCGGGCTGTTTACCAGCCGCTATATGGATCTGATCCTGACTTTCTTCGGCAACTTTGCGGTAGCCAGTTCCCTGCTGGCGGCAACCCTCGGCCTGTTTGACTATATCGCTGACCTGTTTCACTTCCCGGATAATGGCGTCGGTCGTCTGAAAACTGCGCTGGTAACCTACTTCCCACCGGCTGCTGTGTGCTTTTTCTTCCCGAATGGTTTTGTTCATGCGATTGGCTATGCCGGTCTGGCCTTCACCATCTGGAGCGTGATCCTGCCACCGTTCCTGGTAAAAGCGGCGCGTAAGCGTTTCCCTACGGCCAGCTACACTGCACCCTGCAATAACACGGTGCTTAACCTGGTGATCGTCTGCGGGGCGGTTGTCTATCTGACGGTGGTGCTGGACGTGTTTGGCCTGCTGCCTACGTTCCGGTAA